In the genome of Rhizobium etli 8C-3, one region contains:
- the mutT gene encoding 8-oxo-dGTP diphosphatase MutT yields MSEAGKNILLVAACALIDSDGRILLAQRPEGKSLAGLWEFPGGKVEPGETPEVTLVRELEEELGVKTKVACLAPLTFASHSYDTFHLLMPLYVCRRYEGIAHGREGQALKWVKPMVLRDYPMPPADEPLIPMLQDLL; encoded by the coding sequence ATGAGCGAAGCCGGCAAGAATATTTTGCTGGTTGCCGCCTGTGCGCTGATCGATTCCGACGGCCGCATCCTTCTGGCACAGCGTCCGGAGGGCAAGTCGCTCGCCGGCCTGTGGGAGTTTCCCGGCGGCAAGGTCGAACCTGGCGAGACGCCGGAGGTAACCTTGGTGCGCGAGCTCGAGGAGGAGCTTGGCGTCAAGACCAAGGTCGCCTGCCTCGCGCCGCTGACATTTGCCAGCCACAGCTACGACACATTTCACCTCCTGATGCCACTTTATGTCTGCCGCCGCTATGAGGGTATTGCCCACGGCAGGGAGGGTCAGGCTTTGAAATGGGTAAAACCCATGGTTCTCAGGGATTATCCAATGCCGCCGGCCGACGAGCCGTTGATCCCCATGCTTCAGGATCTACTTTAG
- a CDS encoding GNAT family N-acetyltransferase — protein sequence MWRSTAITGADRSLTETLSQKANLPLVRRLEAVGFRAWPASSVQYDGSWQVRLTAGHPSNRLNSIVPLDPSDHRDVEVRLEKASRKFDAYGRPAVLRQTPLASPVLIDLVKEQQWTHFDETIVMTCDLAHAELPDTLDHLPTHDIGRFVDANLATDQVSPKLKPALAEIINAIGPPCGLFMIEDLKTGPLATVLCVQDNDLAGIMSLSVAKKRRREGLGLEILTSALRWARMRSARSAWLQVKAANLPALALYDRLGFREAYRYSYWRREQPQ from the coding sequence ATGTGGCGATCAACGGCGATTACCGGAGCTGATCGTTCATTGACTGAAACATTGTCCCAAAAGGCAAATTTGCCGCTTGTACGCAGGCTGGAAGCTGTCGGTTTCCGGGCGTGGCCGGCCTCTTCCGTGCAATACGACGGCAGTTGGCAGGTCAGGCTGACGGCGGGCCATCCGTCGAACCGGCTGAATTCCATCGTGCCGCTCGACCCTTCCGATCATCGCGACGTCGAAGTCCGGCTGGAGAAGGCCAGCCGCAAATTCGACGCTTATGGCCGCCCGGCCGTTCTTCGCCAGACACCGCTTGCGTCGCCGGTCCTGATCGATCTCGTCAAAGAGCAGCAATGGACCCATTTCGATGAGACGATCGTCATGACCTGCGACCTGGCCCATGCCGAACTGCCCGATACTCTCGATCACCTTCCGACGCATGACATCGGCCGCTTCGTCGATGCCAATCTCGCGACGGATCAAGTCTCCCCGAAGCTGAAGCCGGCGCTTGCGGAAATCATTAACGCGATCGGACCGCCGTGCGGTCTCTTCATGATCGAGGACCTGAAAACCGGGCCGCTTGCAACCGTGCTTTGCGTTCAGGACAACGATCTTGCCGGCATCATGTCGCTTTCGGTGGCCAAGAAGCGGCGGCGAGAGGGGCTCGGCCTCGAAATCCTGACCTCTGCCCTTCGCTGGGCGCGCATGCGCAGTGCCCGCTCGGCCTGGCTGCAGGTCAAGGCTGCTAACCTGCCGGCTTTGGCGCTCTATGACCGTCTCGGTTTCCGTGAAGCTTACCGATACAGCTACTGGCGCCGGGAACAGCCGCAATGA
- the argJ gene encoding bifunctional glutamate N-acetyltransferase/amino-acid acetyltransferase ArgJ, which yields MSGSVSPLAPKTFATMPALRGVRMATASAGIKYKNRTDVLMMVFDKPAAVAGVFTRSKCPSAPVDFCRGNLPHGVARAVVVNSGNANAFTGLKGRQATALTAKSAAAAVGCAENEVYLASTGVIGEPLDATKFAGVLDRMNAEATGDFWFEAAKAIMTTDTYPKVSTRSAEIGGVKVTINGIAKGAGMIAPDMATMLSFVVTDADIAPAALQGLLSDGVGPTFNSMTVDSDTSTSDTLMLFATAAAAEDGQVRIERADDQRLAAFRTALNEVLKDLSLQVCRDGEGATKMLEISVTGAESDAAAKRIAFSIANSPLVKTAAAGEDANWGRIVMAVGKAGEMADRDRLAIWFGDVRVAVNGERDPDYSEEAASNVMKKQEIPVKVDIGLGTGAATVWTCDLTKEYVAINGDYRS from the coding sequence ATGTCCGGTTCCGTTTCTCCGCTCGCTCCGAAAACCTTTGCCACGATGCCGGCGCTGCGCGGTGTGCGCATGGCGACCGCTTCTGCAGGCATCAAGTATAAGAACCGGACGGACGTGCTGATGATGGTCTTCGACAAGCCGGCCGCCGTAGCGGGGGTTTTCACGCGATCGAAGTGCCCGTCGGCGCCCGTCGACTTCTGCCGAGGCAATCTGCCGCATGGCGTGGCGCGCGCCGTCGTTGTCAACTCTGGCAACGCCAATGCCTTCACCGGCCTGAAGGGGCGCCAGGCGACGGCCTTGACGGCAAAGTCGGCTGCCGCTGCCGTCGGCTGCGCCGAGAATGAAGTCTATCTGGCGTCGACCGGCGTGATCGGCGAGCCGCTGGATGCGACGAAATTCGCAGGTGTTCTCGACAGGATGAATGCCGAGGCGACTGGTGATTTCTGGTTCGAAGCCGCCAAGGCGATCATGACCACGGATACCTATCCGAAGGTTTCGACGCGCAGTGCCGAAATCGGCGGCGTGAAGGTGACGATCAACGGCATTGCCAAGGGCGCCGGCATGATCGCACCCGACATGGCGACCATGCTCTCCTTCGTCGTCACGGATGCCGATATCGCGCCGGCCGCCCTGCAGGGACTGCTTTCGGACGGCGTCGGCCCGACCTTCAATTCGATGACGGTCGATAGCGATACGTCTACCTCCGATACGCTGATGCTGTTTGCGACGGCCGCCGCCGCCGAGGACGGCCAGGTCCGCATCGAACGTGCCGACGATCAGCGCCTGGCCGCCTTCCGCACGGCGCTCAATGAAGTACTCAAGGACTTGTCGCTGCAAGTTTGCCGTGATGGCGAAGGCGCCACCAAGATGCTCGAAATCAGCGTGACCGGCGCCGAGAGCGATGCGGCCGCCAAGCGCATTGCGTTTTCGATCGCGAATTCGCCCCTGGTGAAGACGGCTGCCGCCGGCGAAGACGCCAATTGGGGCCGCATCGTGATGGCCGTCGGCAAGGCCGGCGAGATGGCCGATCGCGATCGACTTGCCATCTGGTTCGGCGATGTCCGTGTCGCGGTTAACGGAGAACGCGACCCCGATTACTCCGAGGAGGCGGCCTCGAATGTGATGAAGAAGCAGGAAATTCCGGTAAAAGTCGATATCGGGCTCGGCACGGGTGCGGCTACAGTCTGGACCTGCGACCTCACAAAGGAGTATGTGGCGATCAACGGCGATTACCGGAGCTGA
- a CDS encoding peptidylprolyl isomerase, producing the protein MLSYNKLAMMALATFVALQAPVYAEDKPDAVVAKVGDLEIHQSELDLAVANLDPQLAQLPDDQKKVAALSAAIDVKLLAGDAAAEKLDQTSEFKKRMQYLSDRELHNAYFKKHVVDTVTDDEVKARYDKEVAALPKQEEVHARHILVKTEEEAKDVIKQLDGGKDFAELAKEKSTDPNKADGGDLGYFTKGRMVKEFEDAAFSLEKGTYSKTPVKTDFGFHVIKVEDKRDAPPPPLDQVKDQVRQLVMRDKYLALLAKAKETSKVDIMDETLRKGYDDANKQQAPAPQPQQ; encoded by the coding sequence ATGTTGAGCTACAACAAACTCGCCATGATGGCGCTTGCAACTTTTGTTGCGCTTCAGGCGCCGGTCTATGCGGAAGACAAGCCGGATGCAGTCGTTGCCAAGGTCGGCGACCTTGAGATCCATCAGTCGGAACTCGACCTGGCCGTCGCCAACCTCGACCCGCAGCTCGCGCAGCTCCCGGACGATCAGAAGAAGGTCGCGGCACTTTCGGCCGCGATCGACGTCAAGCTGCTGGCCGGCGATGCCGCTGCCGAGAAGCTCGATCAGACCAGTGAATTCAAGAAGCGCATGCAGTATCTCTCGGATCGCGAACTGCATAATGCCTATTTCAAGAAGCATGTCGTCGATACGGTTACCGACGATGAAGTGAAGGCGCGCTACGACAAGGAAGTCGCAGCCCTTCCCAAGCAGGAAGAAGTTCATGCTCGCCACATCCTCGTGAAGACCGAGGAGGAGGCCAAGGACGTCATCAAGCAGCTGGATGGCGGCAAGGACTTTGCAGAGCTTGCCAAGGAAAAGTCAACCGACCCGAACAAGGCGGACGGCGGCGATCTCGGCTACTTTACGAAGGGTCGCATGGTCAAGGAATTCGAGGATGCGGCCTTCTCTCTCGAAAAGGGCACCTATTCCAAGACGCCCGTGAAGACCGATTTCGGCTTCCACGTCATCAAGGTCGAAGACAAGCGCGACGCTCCGCCGCCCCCGCTTGACCAGGTCAAGGACCAGGTTCGTCAGCTTGTCATGCGCGACAAGTACCTTGCACTCCTTGCCAAGGCGAAGGAAACCTCCAAGGTCGATATCATGGACGAAACGCTCCGCAAGGGTTACGACGACGCGAACAAGCAGCAGGCGCCAGCACCGCAGCCGCAGCAGTAA
- the secA gene encoding preprotein translocase subunit SecA has translation MVSFGGLARKIFGSANDRRVRSFQPKVAAINSIEEKTRALSDEQLAAQTVEFRKMLANGKTLDDILVPAFAVVREASRRVLGLRPFDVQLVGGMILHSNAIAEMKTGEGKTLVATLPVYLNALSGRGVHVVTVNDYLARRDAANMGRIYNFLGLTTGVIVHGLSDEERAAAYNCDITYATNNELGFDYLRDNMKYEKSQMVQRGHNFAIVDEVDSILVDEARTPLIISGPLDDRSDLYNTIDAFIPLLSGEDYEIDEKQRSANFSEVGTEKLEGLLKQAGLLKGSALYDIENVAIVHHVNNALKAHKLFQRDKDYIVRNGEIVIIDEFTGRMMPGRRYSEGQHQALEAKEKVQIQPENQTLAQITFQNYFRMYEKLAGMTGTAQTEAEEFGNIYGLDVIEVPTNLPIQRIDEDDEVYRTFEEKYKAIIAEIADAQKRGQPVLVGTTSIEKSELLAELMRKQGFKDFQVLNARYHEQEAYIVAQAGVPGAVTIATNMAGRGTDIQLGGNLDMRIERELGEVEPGPQRDAKIATIAEEIQKLKEQAIAAGGLYVIATERHESRRIDNQLRGRSGRQGDPGRSKFYLSLQDDLMRIFGSDRMDGMLQKLGLKEGEAIVHPWINKALERAQKKVEARNFDIRKNLLKYDDVLNDQRKVIFEQRLELMEASNISETVSDMRREVIEDLVEKHIPERAYAEQWNAAGLKEQVAALLNLDLPIEDWVKEEGIGEDDIRERLTEAANAAFTEKAERFGPDIMHYVERSIVMQTLDHLWREHIVNLDHLRSVIGFRGYAQRDPLQEYKSEAFELFQTLLNSLREAVTAQLMRVELVQQAPAEPELPVMQAQHLDPDTGENDFAPVYQASEVIVSPENRDPNNPSTWGKVGRNEPCPCGSGKKFKHCHGAFAEA, from the coding sequence ATGGTCAGCTTCGGCGGTCTCGCCCGCAAAATATTTGGCTCTGCCAATGATCGCCGCGTGCGGTCCTTCCAGCCGAAAGTCGCCGCCATAAACTCGATCGAAGAGAAGACGAGGGCGCTGAGCGACGAACAGCTCGCCGCCCAGACGGTCGAATTCCGCAAGATGCTGGCGAATGGAAAGACGCTCGACGACATCCTCGTTCCGGCGTTCGCCGTCGTGCGCGAAGCCTCGCGCCGCGTACTCGGCCTGCGTCCTTTTGACGTCCAGCTTGTGGGCGGCATGATCCTGCATTCCAACGCCATCGCCGAAATGAAGACCGGTGAAGGTAAGACGCTGGTTGCGACGCTTCCCGTCTACCTCAATGCGCTCTCCGGCAGGGGTGTTCATGTCGTTACCGTCAACGACTATCTCGCCCGCCGCGACGCCGCCAACATGGGCCGCATCTACAATTTCCTTGGGCTCACAACGGGCGTCATCGTCCATGGACTGTCGGATGAAGAGCGCGCTGCCGCTTACAATTGCGACATCACCTACGCCACGAACAACGAACTCGGCTTCGATTATCTTCGCGACAATATGAAGTACGAGAAGAGCCAGATGGTCCAGCGCGGCCACAACTTCGCGATCGTCGACGAAGTGGACTCGATCCTGGTTGACGAAGCACGCACGCCGCTGATCATCTCCGGTCCGCTTGACGACCGCTCCGATCTCTATAACACGATCGACGCTTTCATTCCGCTCTTGTCGGGAGAAGATTACGAAATCGACGAGAAGCAACGTTCGGCGAATTTTTCTGAAGTTGGTACTGAAAAGCTCGAAGGGCTCCTAAAGCAGGCCGGCCTCCTGAAAGGCAGCGCGCTCTACGACATAGAAAACGTCGCGATCGTCCATCACGTCAACAATGCGCTGAAGGCCCACAAACTCTTCCAGCGCGACAAGGACTACATCGTGCGAAATGGTGAAATCGTCATTATCGACGAGTTCACCGGCCGCATGATGCCGGGCCGCCGCTATTCGGAGGGCCAGCACCAAGCGCTGGAAGCCAAGGAAAAGGTGCAGATCCAGCCGGAAAACCAGACGCTGGCGCAGATCACCTTCCAGAATTATTTCCGCATGTACGAAAAGCTCGCCGGCATGACCGGTACGGCGCAGACGGAAGCGGAAGAATTCGGCAACATCTACGGCCTCGATGTCATCGAAGTGCCGACCAACCTGCCGATCCAGCGTATCGACGAAGACGACGAGGTCTACCGGACCTTCGAGGAGAAGTACAAGGCGATCATCGCCGAGATCGCAGACGCCCAGAAACGCGGCCAGCCGGTGCTCGTCGGCACGACCTCCATCGAGAAATCCGAACTTCTGGCTGAGCTGATGCGCAAGCAGGGCTTCAAGGACTTCCAGGTCCTGAACGCCCGCTATCACGAGCAGGAAGCCTATATCGTTGCACAAGCAGGCGTGCCGGGCGCAGTCACGATCGCGACTAACATGGCGGGCCGTGGTACCGACATCCAGCTCGGCGGCAACCTCGACATGCGCATCGAGCGCGAGCTTGGCGAGGTCGAGCCTGGCCCGCAACGCGACGCCAAGATTGCAACGATCGCCGAGGAAATCCAGAAACTCAAGGAGCAGGCGATCGCCGCCGGCGGACTCTACGTCATCGCGACGGAACGCCATGAAAGCCGTCGCATCGACAATCAGCTCCGTGGCCGTTCCGGCCGTCAGGGCGACCCGGGCCGCTCCAAGTTCTATCTGTCGCTTCAGGACGACCTGATGCGCATCTTCGGCTCCGATCGAATGGACGGCATGCTCCAAAAGCTTGGTCTCAAGGAAGGCGAGGCAATCGTCCATCCCTGGATCAACAAGGCTCTGGAGCGCGCCCAGAAGAAGGTCGAAGCCCGCAACTTCGACATCCGCAAGAACCTGCTGAAATACGACGACGTGTTGAATGACCAACGCAAGGTGATCTTCGAACAACGCCTCGAACTGATGGAAGCTTCAAACATCTCCGAGACTGTTTCGGACATGCGTCGCGAAGTCATCGAGGACCTCGTCGAAAAGCATATTCCCGAGCGCGCCTATGCCGAGCAGTGGAATGCTGCCGGACTGAAGGAGCAGGTTGCAGCACTTCTCAACCTCGATCTGCCGATCGAGGACTGGGTGAAGGAAGAAGGCATTGGCGAAGACGACATCCGCGAACGCCTGACGGAAGCTGCCAATGCTGCCTTCACCGAAAAAGCGGAGCGCTTCGGCCCGGATATCATGCACTATGTCGAGCGTTCGATCGTGATGCAGACATTGGACCATCTCTGGCGCGAGCACATCGTCAACCTCGATCATCTGCGCTCCGTCATCGGCTTCCGCGGCTATGCCCAGCGCGATCCGCTGCAGGAATACAAATCCGAAGCCTTCGAGCTCTTCCAGACCCTGCTGAACAGCCTGCGCGAGGCCGTGACCGCGCAGTTGATGCGCGTCGAGCTGGTGCAACAGGCACCTGCCGAGCCGGAATTGCCGGTCATGCAAGCCCAGCACCTGGACCCCGATACGGGCGAGAATGATTTCGCGCCGGTCTACCAGGCATCCGAAGTGATCGTCTCGCCGGAAAACCGGGATCCGAACAACCCGTCCACCTGGGGCAAGGTCGGCCGCAACGAGCCCTGCCCATGCGGTTCTGGCAAGAAATTCAAGCACTGCCACGGTGCGTTTGCCGAAGCCTGA